The Juglans microcarpa x Juglans regia isolate MS1-56 chromosome 8S, Jm3101_v1.0, whole genome shotgun sequence genome has a window encoding:
- the LOC121245004 gene encoding protein FAR-RED ELONGATED HYPOCOTYL 3-like yields the protein MGKGGGEALNDYFKRMRKMNDDFVSVMDVDDEFRVRNVFWADARSRGAYEYFGDVITFDTTYLTNRYGMPFAPFVGVNHHGQSILLRAGLISSEDTSTFVWLFETWLECMNGQVPAAIITDQDRAMKNAIQIVFPNTRHRYCLWHIMWKLPEKLGSHSAYNVGLKTAIQSAVYDTQNCEQFEEKWGQLIHNYELTDNAWLQGLYIERSFWVPVYLKGVFWAGMSTTQRSESMNAFFDGYVHSGTILKEFVDQFDNALRKKVEAETTADFQSCNQTIPCVSSFKIERQFQSLYTNAKFKEVQAEVWGMLLCNPSLVGTEGSIFTFDVFEEISTPDGQSKIVKFSVYFNEDKCEVQCTCALFEMRGIICRHAFKVCQMKYIHVLPEKYVLDRWRKDLKRRYTLVKSSYDDVRVNADARRYELVIQRCLRFATRVSRNDEHVNAFFHMLDDFENKYVGLELESGSTKLKENVVADKDKKILSPHVVREKGRPPTRRKVPMVEKATRKRKKKQTYRNLFDDTSHNVDLPVSKVGATVEEVVIQTQYSTLTQVRLPANDEATSSLPHGT from the exons ATGGGTAAAGGAGGTGGTGAAGCACTAAACGACTACTTTAAGAGAATGAGGAAAATGAATGATGACTTTGTTTCCGTCATGGATGTGGATGATGAGTTTAGAGTTAGGAATGTGTTTTGGGCTGACGCACGAAGTCGGGGAGCATATGAATATTTTGGAGACGTTATCACATTCGATACAACGTACCTAACAAATAGGTACGGGATGCCCTTTGCTCCCTTTGTTGGAGTAAACCATCATGGACAGTCTATACTCTTAAGGGCAGGCTTGATTTCAAGCGAGGACACAAGTACCTTCGTGTGGTTGTTTGAAACATGGTTAGAATGCATGAATGGACAGGTACCCGCAGCCATCATAACAGACCAAGACAGGGCAATGAAGAATGCGATTCAAATTGTATTCCCGAATACAAGACATAGATATTGTCTCTGGCATATCATGTGGAAACTGCCAGAGAAATTGGGATCCCACTCAGCATATAACGTAGGACTGAAGACTGCAATTCAGAGTGCAGTCTATGATACACAAAATTGTGAACAATTTGAGGAGAAGTGGGGGCAGTTAATTCATAACTATGAATTAACTGACAATGCATGGTTGCAGGGGTTGTACATCGAGAGATCATTCTGGGTACCAGTTTACTTGAAAGGTGTATTCTGGGCTGGTATGAGCACTACCCAACGGTCTGAAAGCATGAACGCCTTCTTCGACGGATATGTGCATTCCGGTACGATATTGAAAGAATTTGTCGATCAATTTGATAATGCTTTGAGGAAGAAGGTGGAGGCGGAGACGACAGCTGATTTCCAGTCGTGTAACCAAACAATCCCATGTGTATCCTCATTCAAAATTGAGAGGCAGTTTCAATCATTATACACGAATGCAAAATTTAAAGAGGTCCAAGCAGAGGTTTGGGGGATGCTTTTATGTAACCCTTCACTTGTGGGCACTGAAGGTAGCATTTTCACCTTTGATGTTTTCGAAGAAATCTCTACACCTGATGGACAGTCCAAAATTGTGAAGTTTTCAGTTTACTTTAATGAAGACAAATGTGAAGTTCAATGCACGTGTGCCTTGTTTGAGATGAGGGGGATTATCTGTAGGCATGCATTTAAAGTCTGTCAGATGAAGTACATTCATGTGCTGCCAGAGAAATATGTGTTGGATCGATGGAGGAAAGACTTAAAGAGAAGATACACACTGGTTAAGAGTAGCTATGATGATGTACGGGTCAATGCGGATGCACGACGCTATGAGCTTGTCATACAAAGATGTCTAAGATTTGCGACGCGTGTATCTCGAAATGATGAGCATGTGAATGCATTCTTTCATATGTTGGATGACTTTGAGAATAAGTATGTAGGATTAGAGCTTGAGTCCGGTTCAACAAAGTTAAAAGAGAACGTGGTCGccgataaagataaaaaaatattaagcccTCATGTTGTTCGGGAGAAAGGGAGACCGCCAACTAGAAGAAAGGTCCCGATGGTCGAGAAGGCtacaaggaagagaaagaaaaaacag ACATATAGGAATCTATTTGACGATACATCACACAATGTTGACCTCCCAGTGTCAAAAGTTGGTGCTACTGTTGAGGAGGTTGTTATCCAAACCCAGTATAGTACTCTAACACAAGTAAGGCTTCCGGCCAATGATGAG GCTACGTCAAGCTTGCCCCATGGAACTTAG